The Allorhodopirellula heiligendammensis genome includes a window with the following:
- a CDS encoding ABC transporter permease — protein MPPIHRRSDVPFFLVMGGIASCFVLLIGLLLAADLAFTSLADFRNALAKPEIQASIRLTVLSCTVSAILAVIVAIPLAYLLSRFQFPGRVVIDTLVDIPMVLPPVVLGLSLLILFHLPMGGSDWELESWLREDVGFPVTYRWPAIVLAQFTVACAFAVRTMGVTFEQISPRSEDVARTLGCTRMQAFTQVALPQAGRGIIAALTIAWARALGEFGPILVFAGATRMRTEVLSTSVWLEFSVGDLDAAVAVSLLMVLIAIAVLLTLRGLGTLRLGVAASPGVRSQ, from the coding sequence ATGCCACCGATCCATCGCCGTAGCGACGTTCCTTTTTTTCTGGTGATGGGCGGGATTGCATCATGCTTTGTGTTGCTGATCGGATTGTTGCTCGCGGCTGATCTAGCGTTTACATCATTAGCAGACTTTCGAAACGCACTTGCCAAGCCAGAGATCCAAGCCTCGATTCGACTGACGGTCCTGTCCTGCACGGTATCGGCGATCCTGGCTGTTATCGTCGCTATCCCGCTCGCCTATCTGCTGTCTCGCTTCCAGTTCCCTGGGCGTGTCGTGATCGATACGTTGGTCGATATTCCGATGGTGCTACCGCCCGTGGTACTCGGACTGAGCCTGTTGATCCTGTTTCACCTTCCGATGGGTGGCTCGGACTGGGAACTCGAATCGTGGCTGCGTGAGGACGTGGGATTCCCCGTCACTTATCGCTGGCCGGCCATCGTACTGGCTCAATTTACGGTCGCATGCGCTTTCGCGGTTCGCACGATGGGTGTGACCTTTGAGCAAATCAGTCCACGCAGCGAAGATGTCGCCCGCACGCTCGGATGCACCCGCATGCAAGCCTTTACTCAAGTTGCGTTGCCGCAAGCAGGACGGGGAATCATCGCAGCATTGACCATTGCGTGGGCGCGGGCACTCGGCGAGTTCGGCCCCATTCTCGTCTTCGCCGGTGCCACTCGGATGCGGACAGAGGTATTGTCAACGTCGGTTTGGCTTGAATTCAGTGTTGGCGATTTGGATGCCGCAGTGGCGGTTTCTTTGCTGATGGTGTTGATCGCAATAGCGGTACTGCTCACCCTCCGCGGATTAGGTACGTTGCGACTCGGCGTGGCGGCGTCCCCAGGAGTCCGCTCTCAATGA